The Pseudonocardia sp. HH130630-07 DNA window GCCGGAGTCGCCGTCGACGGCGCCGTTCACGCCGCCGGTCTGGCGCACCGCGGCGATCGAGACGCGGTGCCGGGCGAACTCGCCGGCGATCGCGGCCAGCACGCCCTCGCGGTCGGCGACCTCGAGGTCGACGTGGTAGCGCGTGGGGACCTCGCCGATCGGGCGGACCGGCAGGCTCGCGTAGGCGGACTCGCGCGGCCCGCGGCCACCCCCGACCCGGTTGCGCGCGACGGCGACGAGGTCACCGAGCACGGCCGACGCGGTCGGCGCCCCGCCGGCGCCCTGGCCGTAGAACATCAGCTGGCCGGCGGCCTCGGCCTCGACGAACACCGCGTTGAACGCGCCGTCCACCCGGGCCAGGGGGTGGGAGTCCGGGACCATCGCCGGGTAGACCCTGGCCGAGACCGACTCCGAGACCGACCCGTCGGCCGCGGTGTCGACGACCCGCTCGCAGATCGCCAGCAGCTTGATCGTGCAGCCCAGCCGGCGCGCGGCGGCGACCTCGGCCGAGCTGACCTCGCGCATGCCCTCGCGGTGCACGTCGGAGGCGGTGATCCGGGTGTGGAAGGCGAGCGTGGCCAGGATCGCGGCCTTCGAGGCGGCGTCGTAGCCGTCGACGTCGGCGCTCGGGTCGGCCTCGGCGTACCCCAGCCGGGTGGCCTCCTCCAGTGCGTCCGCATAGGACGCGCCGCCGGCCGCCATCGCCGAGAGGATGAAGTTCGACGTGCCGTTGACGATGCCGGCGACCCGGGTGATCCGGTCACCGGCGAGGGACTCGCGCAGCGGGCGCAGCAGCGGGATGGCCCCGGCGACGGCCGCCTCGTAGTAGAGGTCGGCGCCGGACGCGTCCGCGGCCTCGGCGAGCGTCGGGCCGTCCTCGGCGAGCAGCGCCTTGTTCGCGGTGACGACCGACTTGCCGGACTTCAGCGCCTCCAGCAGCCAGCCGCGCACCGGCTCGATGCCGCCGATGACCTCGACGACGACGTCGACGTCGTCCCGGGCGACCAGCTCGGCCGCGTCGGTGGTCACCAGGTGGCCGAAGTTCCCGGTCAGCCACGGATGCCGGTGCGGCCGCCGGACCGCGACACCGGCCAGCTCGACCGGGGCGCCGATCCGGGCCGTCAGCTCGTCGGCCTGGTCGGTGATCAGCCGGACCACCTCGGTGCCGACCGTGCCGCACCCCAGCAGTGCCACCCGGACGGCCGGCCGGCCCGCACCGCTCTCGACCCTCGTCACAAGCCCTCCTCGCCAACCCCACGCCACGTGCAGCGGGCGCCGATCATTCCTGGTCAGGCCGTCCCGGACAGTGCCGGGTGGCCGTTCTCACCCGGACCGGCGCGCTACCCGCCGGTAGGTGTTCACACCTCGAACCGGAACTGGTCCTCCAGTGTCTCGCGGCGCAACAGCGGCCGGTGGGCCCCTTCGTGCACCGCGACGACCGCGGGGCGCGGCAGCCGGTTGTAACCGGATGCCATCGCGTAGCAGTACGCGCCCGTGGCCGCGACCGCCAGCAGGTCACCGGGTGCGAGGTCGGCCGGCAGCCAGCAGTCGCGCACCACGATGTCACCCGACTCGCAGTGCTTGCCCACCACCCGGGACAGCACCGGCTCGGCGCCGCCCGGCACCGAGTCGCGCTCGGACGAGCGCGACACCAGCCGGACGTCGTACTCGGCGTCGTAGAGCGAGGTGCGGATGTTGTCGCTCATCCCGCCGTCGACGCTGACGTAGCGCCGCGCGTACCCGCCGAGCGGGACGTCCTTGACCGTCCCGACCTCGTAGACGGTGACCGTGCCCGGCCCGGCGATCGCCCGGCCCGGCTCGACCGCGATCGCCGGCACGTCCAGCCCGGACGCGGCGCACTCCCGCTTGACGATCGCGCGCAGCTCCTCGGCGAGCGCCGGCATCGACAGCGGGGTCTCCCCCGGCCGGTAGGCGATGCCGATGCCGCCGCCGAGGTCCAGCGTGCGCAGCGCCGCGAGGTTGTCGCCGCCGTGCTCGGCGTGCAGGTCGGCGAGCACCTTGACCACCCGCCGGGCCGCCGCCTCGAACCCCTCGGTGTCGAAGATCTGCGACCCGATGTGGGAGTGCAGGCCGACCAGCCGCAGGTGCCGGGCCGCCAGCACCCGGCGGGCGGCCTCCAGCGCCGGGGAGTCCTTGGTCTCCGAGGTGGCGATCGAGAACCCGAACTTCTGGTCCTCGTGCGCGGTGGCGATGTACTCGTGGGTGTGCGCCTCGACGCCGACGGTCAGCCGGATCAGTACCGGCACCGACGCGTCGCGCGCGGCGGCCACGGACTCCAGCCGGGCGATCTCGTCGAAGCTGTCGACGACGATGCCGCCGATCCCCGCGTCGACGGCCGCGGCCAGCTCCTCGGCCGACTTGTTGTTGCCGTGCAACGCGATCCGCTCCGGCGGGAACTCCGCACGCAGCGCCACGGCGAGCTCGCCGCCGGAGCAGACGTCGAGCGAGAGGCCCTCCTGGGCGACCCAGCGGGCGACCTCCGTGCACAGGAACGCCTTCGCCGCGTAGTGCACGGCGGTGGCGCCGAAGGCGGCGGCGAACTCCGCGCAGCGGTCGCGGAAGTCGGCCTCGTCGAGCACGAACACCGGCGTGCCGTAGTGCGCCGCGAGATCCCGGACGTCGACGCCGGCCGCCTGCAGCGCGCCGTCGGCGCCGCGGGCGGCGTGCCGCGGCCAGACGGCCGGGGCGAGCGCGTCCAGCTCGGCGGCCGACTCCGGTCGCGGGCCTGCGGACTCGGGTGCGGGGGTGATGCCGGCGTGCAGCGGGCCGGCGGGGTGAGCGCGCATGGGGGTCACATCCGTTCGGGGGCACCGACGCCGAGCAGGCCGAGGCCGTTGGCGAGCACCCGGCGGGCCGCGACGCACAGTGCGAGCCGGGCCCGGTGCAGGTCGGAGACGTCCTCGTCGCCCTGGGGCAGGACGCGGCAGGAGTCGTAGAACTTGTGGTAGGCGCCGGCCAGCGCCTCCAGGTAGCGGGCGACCCGGTGCGGTTCGCGCAGCTCGGCCGCGGTCCGGACGACGTCGGGGAACTCCCCGAGCGTCCGGATGAGGTCGCCCTCGCGGTCGTGGGTCAGCAGGCCGTACCCGTCGCCCGGCTCGACGCCGAGGTCCGCGGCGTTGCGGGCCAGCGAGGCCAGCCGGGCGTGCGCGTACTGGACGTAGAACACCGGGTTCTCGTTGGTGCGGCTGGACACCAGGTCCAGGTCGATGTCGAGCGTCGAGTCGACCGAGGACCGCACCAGCGAGTAGCGGGCCGCGTCGACACCGACGGCGTCGACGAAGTCCTCGAGGGTGACGATCGTGCCGGCCCGCTTGCTCATCCGGACCGGTTCGCCGCCGCGCACGAGGTTCACCATCTGCCCGATCAGCACCTCGACGATCGCGGGGTCGTCGCCGAACGCGGCGGCGATCGCCTTGAGGCGCACCGTGTAGCCGTGGTGGTCGGCGCCGAGCATGTAGAGGCACCGGTCGAAGCCGCGGGCCCGCTTGTCGCGCAGGTAGGCGATGTCACCGGCGACGTAGGCCGGGGTGCCGTCGCTCTTGATGACGACCCGGTCCTTGTCGTCGCCCTGCTCGGTGGAGCGCAGCCACCAGGCGTTGTCCTTCTCGTACAGGCTGCCGTTGTCCTTGAGCTGCTGCACCGAGTCCCCGACGGCGCCGGACTCGTGCAGGGTGAGCTCGCTGAACCAGACGTCGAAGTCGGTGCCGAACTCGTGCAGCGACCGCCGCATCTCCTGGAGCATCAGCGCGACGCCGGTGCGGCGGAACGCCTGGTGCCGCTCGGCATCGGGCAGGTCCAGGATCCCGGGCTCGGCCGCCGTCACCTGCCGGGCGATCTCGCCCACGTACGCCCCGCCGTAGCCGTTCTCCGGGGTGGGCGCGCCGGTGGCCGCCGCGATCAGCGAGGCGGCGAAGTGGTCGATCTGGGCCCCGGCGTCGTTGATGTAGTACTCGCGGGCCACCTCGGCACCCCGGGCGACCAGCACCCGGCCCAGCGCGTCGCCCACGGCGGCCCAGCGGGTCCCGCCCAGGTGGATCGGGCCGGTCGGGTTGGCGGAGACGAACTCCAGGTTCATCCGGATGCCGGCCAGCTCGTCGCCGGTGCCGTACCGCTCGCCCCGGGCCAGCACCTCACCGACGATCGCGCCCTGCGCGTCCGCGGCGAGCCGCAGGTTGATGAAGCCGGGCCCGGCGATCTCGGCGGCGGCGATCCCGTCCCGGGCCGCCAGCCCCTCGGCCAGCCACCCGGCCAGCTCGCGCGGGTTCACCCCGGCGGCCTTCGCGGTGCGCAGCGCCACGTTGGTGGCGTAGTCGCCGTGCTCGGGGTTGCGCGGGCGTTCGACGCCGGCGTCGGCCGGGAGGGCGGCGACGTCCAGGCCGCGTCGGTTCAGGACGTCCGTCGCGACGTCACGGACCAGGGCGGCGAGCACGTCGGGATTCACCGTCCCGATTCTAGGAGGTGCTGTGCGCCACCTTCATCCTGGTATCGGCCCCGGCCCGGTACGGCGGGGCCGTCCGCGTACCGTCGGGATCTCCCCGACCCGCAGGCCAGGCGCGTTCCGACGCGGCCGGAGGTACCCCGTGCCCGACAGTCCAGCGACCGCCGGCGGGCCACCGGCCCGGCTCGCCGCAGCCGCCGGGCGGCCCGGTCCGGTCGCCGCGGCCACCGGGCTGCTGACGCTGCTGCTCGGCGCGGCGTTCGTCGCCGTGTCGCTCGCCTACAACCGCGGGAACCTCGTACCGCCGCTCGACGACGTCTACATCCACCTGCAGTACGGCCGCCAGTTCGGCCTGGGCGAGCCGCTGCGCTACCAGCCGGGTGAACCGGTCACGACCGGCGCGTCCAGCCTGCTCTACGCCGCGCTGCTGGGGCTCGCGCACGCCGTCGGGTTCCACGGGCAGTGGCTGCTCGCCTTCGCCGTCGGCACCGGGCTGGTGTGCGTGGCGCTCGCCGCGGCGTTCACCACGCTCACCGGGTACCGGCTCGGCGGGCGCACCGCGGGGATCGCGGCGGGCGCGCTCACCGCGCTGTCCGGGCCGCTGCTCTGGGGCGGTGCGAGCGGGATGGAGATCGGGCCGCTGGCCGCGCTGCTGACCGGTTCGGTACTGTCCTACCTGCGCGAACGGCCCGCTTTCCGGTGGACGCCGGTGCTGGCCGCGCTGCTCGCGCTCGTCCGCCCGGAGGGCTTCCTCCTCGCCGCCGCACTGGTCGCGGCGATGCTGTGGACGCTGGTGCGGACCGGCCGGTGGCGGTCCCGGTGGACGGCGCTCGTCCTGGCCCCGCCGGTCGTCTTCGCCGGGCAGCTGCTGCTCTACCGGGTCCTGACCGGCACCTCCCAGGCGAACGGCGTGCTGGCGAAGTCGTGGCTGCACGCCGGCCTGCTCCGGCAGCCCGCCGAGATCGCCGACCACACGCTGCGCAACGTCCAGGCACTCGTCGCGACGCTGTCCGGGCTCTCCGGCCAAGACGTCGTCGCGCCGTTCACCCTGGTCTTCGCGGTGCTCGGGCTGCTCGTGCTGGGGCTGCGCCGGGAGCGGACGCTGGCCGTCGCCCTCGGGGCCGGGCTGGCACTGGTGCTGCTCAGCGTCTCCACCCTGAGCACGGCGCTGTGGCAGGACCTGCGCTACCTGCAGCCGTTCCTGCCGTTGTTCCTGCTGCTCGCGGTGCTGGGCACCGGTGTGCTCACGCACCGGGCCGTCCGGCACGTGCTGCTCGCGGTGGCGCTGCTGTTCACCGTCGTCGTGACGCCGACCTGGGCGATCCGGCTCGGCCAGCAGGCGTCGGCGATGCGGGAGGGCCCGGTCAGCGTGGCGCAGTGGATCGCCGGGAACGTGCCGCCCGGTGACGTCGTCGCGATCAACGACGCCGGTGCCGCGGCCTGGTTCGGCGGCCACCGCACCGTGGATCTCGTCGGACTGACGACGAACGGCTTCGCCGCCCCGGCGCTGAACGGTCCCGGCACCCTCTACGAGCAGCTGCGCCGGCTGCCCGAGCAGGACCGGCCGCAGTGGTTCGCGATCTTCGACCGGTGGGGCGGCATCCCGGTCGCCGACCTGGGCCGCGCCGCGCTGCTCGGCCCGGAACCGGTGATCACCTTCCAGCTCACCGCCCCGGCCCGGCCGGTCTCCCCGACCGCACCGCAGACCTGCCAGATCGACCTGAGCTGTGACCGGGTCAGCATCTGGCGGGCGGACTGGACGCTCGCCGGCTCCGGCGCGACGCCGGACGCCGCCGTACCGGGCCGGATCGCCGACCACCTCGACGTCGGCGACATGGCCGACGAGACCGGCCACGGCTGGACCCCCGATCCCCCGGTGCTCGGGCTGCAGCCGCAGAGCGTGCTGGACCGGGCCGACGCCGGGGGCCGGGTGGTCGCCGACAGCGGGCGCCGGATCGTCGGCGGGGAGACGTTCACGATGCGCGGCCTCGTCCCCGGGCGCCCGGCCACCCTGACCGGGCGGATCGGCGCCGACGCGCCCGTCCCGGGGGATCGCACCCGCACGATCGCCGTGGACGTCGACGGGCGCCCCGCGGGGACCTGGACGCTGCCGGAGGGGATGCCGTGGCGGCAGTCGTCGTTCACCGTTCCCGGGGAGCTGGTGACCGGGCCGGAGGTCACGGTGCGGACGCGCTCGGAGCATCCGTTCCTGGCCCCGTACCCGGACTACCGGGCCTACGGGTGGTGGGTCAGCCAGTGATCGCGGACGGACCGACCCCCGCGTGAGGGGCGGACGGGGGTGCGCTACTGTTCTCCCATCGCACGGCCCCCGTAGCTCAGGGGATAGAGCACCGCCCTCCGGAGGCGGGAGCGCAGGTTCGAATCCTGCCGGGGGCACTTCAAGGATGGGAACCGGTCGTCGGTTCCCCCACTTCCGGGACTTTCCCCACCGCCTGTGGCGTCGTCGGCTGCACTGTTCAGTGCGTCGACGCTGGCAGCATGGGCAGTCTGCACGGTGTTGCCGGTCAGGGTGATCCGCACCCGCACCGCCCGGCTGATCTTGTCGACGTGGGCCTCCAGGCGCAGTACCTCGAACAGGCGCCGGGCCAGCGTCTCGGGTAGCTGGTCCAGCTCGCAGCGGCCGACGGGAAGCAGGTCGAGCAGTGCCGGGTTCGACTGTTGCACCTGGACCGTGCGCAGCCCCTCGAGGTGCTCGGCGAGCTGGGTACGTTCCGCGCCGAGTTCCTGGCGGCGACGCCCGATATCGGCGATCAGCTCCGGATCGATCGCCTCGGTCACCTCCAAGGTCCGCACGAGCGCGCCGCGCCGCCGGTCGATATCGGCGATGGCCCTCTGTGCCGCCTCGACCTGCCGGGCGTGGTCAGCCGAAGCCGCGGCGGCGATCTCTCCGGCCGCGGCACCCAGAAGCTCGGCGCGGTAGGTGCCGAACACGTGATCGGCGAGGAACCCGTTGATCGCGTCGAGCAACGACTCCTCGGCGACCCACAGGCTCGCCGGGTGCCCGTCGGGGATGTGCTGGCCCCGCTTGGGAGCGCACACGTAGTAGGACCGCCCCCGCCGCGACTTGCCATACATCCGCCGCCCGCAGAGCTGGCAGAACAGATACGACCGCAGCCGGTAGGACCGCGCGGCCTGCGGGTGGGAGTTCTTCCCCGCCGCCGAGCGGGACCCGAACCGGCGCGCCGCGACCTCCTGGGCGGCGATCCAGGTCTGCAACTCGATCAACGGCTCGTGCGTCGGCCGG harbors:
- a CDS encoding homoserine dehydrogenase yields the protein MTRVESGAGRPAVRVALLGCGTVGTEVVRLITDQADELTARIGAPVELAGVAVRRPHRHPWLTGNFGHLVTTDAAELVARDDVDVVVEVIGGIEPVRGWLLEALKSGKSVVTANKALLAEDGPTLAEAADASGADLYYEAAVAGAIPLLRPLRESLAGDRITRVAGIVNGTSNFILSAMAAGGASYADALEEATRLGYAEADPSADVDGYDAASKAAILATLAFHTRITASDVHREGMREVSSAEVAAARRLGCTIKLLAICERVVDTAADGSVSESVSARVYPAMVPDSHPLARVDGAFNAVFVEAEAAGQLMFYGQGAGGAPTASAVLGDLVAVARNRVGGGRGPRESAYASLPVRPIGEVPTRYHVDLEVADREGVLAAIAGEFARHRVSIAAVRQTGGVNGAVDGDSGQARLTVVTHSAPEAALSATVSALLDLDHVKGVAGVLRVEGLGRTVSALGMGE
- the lysA gene encoding diaminopimelate decarboxylase — encoded protein: MRAHPAGPLHAGITPAPESAGPRPESAAELDALAPAVWPRHAARGADGALQAAGVDVRDLAAHYGTPVFVLDEADFRDRCAEFAAAFGATAVHYAAKAFLCTEVARWVAQEGLSLDVCSGGELAVALRAEFPPERIALHGNNKSAEELAAAVDAGIGGIVVDSFDEIARLESVAAARDASVPVLIRLTVGVEAHTHEYIATAHEDQKFGFSIATSETKDSPALEAARRVLAARHLRLVGLHSHIGSQIFDTEGFEAAARRVVKVLADLHAEHGGDNLAALRTLDLGGGIGIAYRPGETPLSMPALAEELRAIVKRECAASGLDVPAIAVEPGRAIAGPGTVTVYEVGTVKDVPLGGYARRYVSVDGGMSDNIRTSLYDAEYDVRLVSRSSERDSVPGGAEPVLSRVVGKHCESGDIVVRDCWLPADLAPGDLLAVAATGAYCYAMASGYNRLPRPAVVAVHEGAHRPLLRRETLEDQFRFEV
- the argS gene encoding arginine--tRNA ligase; amino-acid sequence: MNPDVLAALVRDVATDVLNRRGLDVAALPADAGVERPRNPEHGDYATNVALRTAKAAGVNPRELAGWLAEGLAARDGIAAAEIAGPGFINLRLAADAQGAIVGEVLARGERYGTGDELAGIRMNLEFVSANPTGPIHLGGTRWAAVGDALGRVLVARGAEVAREYYINDAGAQIDHFAASLIAAATGAPTPENGYGGAYVGEIARQVTAAEPGILDLPDAERHQAFRRTGVALMLQEMRRSLHEFGTDFDVWFSELTLHESGAVGDSVQQLKDNGSLYEKDNAWWLRSTEQGDDKDRVVIKSDGTPAYVAGDIAYLRDKRARGFDRCLYMLGADHHGYTVRLKAIAAAFGDDPAIVEVLIGQMVNLVRGGEPVRMSKRAGTIVTLEDFVDAVGVDAARYSLVRSSVDSTLDIDLDLVSSRTNENPVFYVQYAHARLASLARNAADLGVEPGDGYGLLTHDREGDLIRTLGEFPDVVRTAAELREPHRVARYLEALAGAYHKFYDSCRVLPQGDEDVSDLHRARLALCVAARRVLANGLGLLGVGAPERM